From the Myxococcales bacterium genome, one window contains:
- a CDS encoding ATP-binding protein, producing MIRPVDPAERDHGLGYSSSSEHLADWASLTGLAVERLAALRRAMPHRAQVTAADRRALVRASPELASYDQRMADARAALAARTTYARRLGVELPLELVRERFGLTPLDLQLFAMLTTIERGAALNPYLSGADKSDAVQSDVAFLVALVADGVEYTPEEVRLRFTGDAPLVAGGLIELASGPGWVPEAPLAYKRLRVAERVLDFVDGLRAPGDAVLGTLARFVATPLSAAELIIPDRTIIDEVARALVRPDHLLEVIGAPGVGRKAVIGAAARALGSPVLIVDMREVPVEVKALTDALAPMIREARLQRGVLILEGVDHYGDGEGQGFILPHVIALLRATAVPLAVVCERSVEWLGRCGRVILKFLVPFPSAETQRKLWVRHLPAQLRLAPGTDLETIVKRYSASCAAIGDAAVELGRLDYVHQRGGVIAEEHVVEVIRSRLAHRLGALATVVRTTLEWPDVILPDEVLAPVFEFLNYAAHSIQVFKDWGFDRKLPYGRGLSALFAGPPGTGKTMICSILAKELGLELYRIDLSQVVNKYIGETEKNLGRVFDEAARGQVMLLFDEADSLFSKRTEVKSSHDRYANLEVNYLLQRLESHDGVVVMTTNSETAIDPAFRRRIRFRVRFPAPDEHQRTQLWLGMMPKEAQLADDVDFAALAKRFPLAGGNIMNALVRAATAAAAEGSPIRNHHLTRAAEYEYAEMGFLA from the coding sequence GTGATCCGCCCCGTCGACCCCGCCGAACGCGATCACGGCCTCGGCTACAGCTCGAGCAGCGAGCACCTCGCCGACTGGGCGTCGCTGACCGGGCTCGCCGTCGAGCGGCTCGCGGCGCTCCGGCGGGCGATGCCGCACCGCGCGCAGGTCACCGCGGCCGATCGGCGCGCGCTCGTGCGCGCCTCGCCCGAGCTCGCCAGCTACGACCAGCGGATGGCCGACGCGCGCGCGGCGCTGGCGGCGCGCACGACCTACGCCCGGCGGCTCGGGGTCGAGCTGCCGCTCGAGCTGGTGCGCGAGCGGTTCGGCCTGACGCCGCTCGACCTGCAGCTGTTCGCGATGCTCACCACGATCGAGCGCGGCGCGGCGCTCAACCCGTACCTGTCGGGCGCCGACAAGAGCGACGCGGTCCAGAGCGACGTGGCGTTCCTGGTGGCGCTCGTGGCCGACGGCGTCGAGTACACGCCCGAGGAGGTGCGCCTGCGGTTCACCGGCGACGCGCCGCTGGTCGCCGGGGGGTTGATCGAGCTGGCGTCGGGCCCGGGCTGGGTGCCCGAGGCGCCGCTGGCGTACAAGCGCCTGCGCGTCGCCGAGCGCGTGCTCGACTTCGTCGACGGGCTGCGCGCCCCCGGCGACGCGGTGCTGGGGACGCTGGCGCGGTTCGTCGCGACGCCGCTGTCCGCGGCCGAGCTGATCATCCCCGATCGCACGATCATCGACGAGGTCGCCCGCGCGCTGGTGCGGCCCGATCACCTGCTCGAGGTCATCGGCGCGCCCGGGGTCGGCCGCAAGGCGGTGATCGGCGCGGCCGCGCGCGCGCTGGGCAGCCCGGTGCTGATCGTCGACATGCGCGAGGTGCCGGTCGAGGTGAAGGCGCTCACCGACGCGCTCGCGCCGATGATCCGCGAGGCCCGGCTGCAGCGCGGCGTGCTGATCCTCGAGGGCGTCGATCACTACGGCGACGGCGAGGGCCAGGGCTTCATCCTGCCGCACGTGATCGCGCTCCTGCGCGCGACCGCGGTGCCGCTGGCGGTCGTGTGCGAGCGCTCGGTCGAGTGGCTGGGGCGGTGCGGCCGGGTGATCCTGAAGTTCCTGGTGCCGTTCCCCAGCGCCGAGACCCAGCGCAAGCTGTGGGTCCGGCACCTGCCCGCGCAGCTGCGGCTGGCGCCGGGCACCGACCTCGAGACGATCGTCAAGCGCTACTCGGCGTCGTGCGCGGCGATCGGCGACGCCGCGGTCGAGCTGGGCCGGCTCGACTACGTCCACCAGCGCGGCGGCGTGATCGCCGAGGAGCACGTCGTCGAGGTCATCCGCAGCCGCCTGGCCCACCGCCTCGGCGCGCTGGCGACGGTCGTCCGCACGACGCTCGAGTGGCCCGACGTGATCCTGCCCGACGAGGTGCTCGCGCCGGTGTTCGAGTTCCTGAACTACGCCGCGCACAGCATCCAGGTGTTCAAGGACTGGGGCTTCGATCGCAAGCTGCCGTACGGGCGCGGGCTGTCGGCGCTGTTCGCGGGCCCGCCCGGCACCGGCAAGACCATGATCTGCTCGATCCTGGCCAAGGAGCTCGGGCTCGAGCTGTACCGGATCGATCTGTCGCAGGTCGTCAACAAGTACATCGGCGAGACCGAGAAGAACCTCGGCCGGGTGTTCGACGAGGCCGCGCGCGGCCAGGTCATGCTGCTGTTCGACGAGGCCGACTCGCTGTTCTCGAAGCGCACCGAGGTGAAGTCGAGCCACGATCGCTACGCCAACCTCGAGGTCAACTACCTGCTCCAGCGGCTCGAGTCGCACGACGGCGTCGTGGTCATGACCACCAACAGCGAGACCGCGATCGATCCGGCGTTCCGGCGCCGCATCCGCTTCCGGGTCCGCTTCCCCGCGCCCGACGAGCACCAGCGCACGCAGCTGTGGCTGGGGATGATGCCGAAAGAGGCGCAGCTCGCGGACGACGTCGACTTCGCCGCGCTGGCCAAGCGCTTCCCGCTGGCCGGCGGCAACATCATGAACGCGCTCGTGCGCGCGGCGACCGCCGCCGCCGCCGAGGGCAGCCCGATCCGCAACCACCACCTCACCCGCGCCGCCGAGTACGAGTACGCGGAGATGGGATTCCTGGCATGA